One window of Brevibacillus choshinensis genomic DNA carries:
- a CDS encoding ABC transporter ATP-binding protein yields MFSVLTKLDWFFREHRKQYIIAILLLILGGILEVVPPKIIGVAIDELQLGTMTAERMFQIILFYAVLAVVLYLVNLVWVNKLFGGAFLAERTLRSKLMTHFLKMTPTFYQKNRTGDLMARATNDLKAVSMTTGFGILTLVDSASFTSVIILTMGFFVSWKLTLASILPLPLMAYAINQYGKKIHVRFSQAQDSFGELNDQVLESVSGVRVIRAYVQETADEKRFRSMTDDVYEKNIAVAKVDSLIEPTVKILVGICYMIGLIYGGYLVFHQELTLGKLVSFNVYLGMLIWPMFAIGELINVMQRGSASLDRVNETLAYQADVTDHEQPQQPAIPQTIHFDRVSFRYPSAQVDQLRDISFSLKRGQTLGIVGRTGSGKTTLVRQLLREYPLGTGSVSISDTPLEQIALDQLKRWIGYVPQEQILFSKTVRENVLFGNKTGTEEEMQEALRLAAFARDVQFLPEGVETIVGERGVALSGGQKQRVSIARALLVQPEILILDDAMSAVDGKTEAEMIANIRRERAGKTTMITTHRLSAVKHADWVLVLDEGQIIEEGTHEQLLERGGWYKEQYERQQMEAQLTEGE; encoded by the coding sequence ATGTTTTCCGTTTTGACAAAGCTTGATTGGTTTTTTCGGGAGCATAGAAAGCAATACATCATAGCGATTCTGTTGCTCATCTTGGGTGGCATCCTAGAAGTCGTTCCCCCGAAAATCATCGGTGTAGCGATCGACGAGCTCCAGCTAGGGACGATGACGGCGGAAAGAATGTTTCAAATTATTCTGTTTTATGCGGTACTTGCGGTCGTGCTCTATCTGGTCAATCTCGTCTGGGTAAACAAATTGTTTGGAGGGGCGTTTTTGGCAGAACGGACACTGCGCTCCAAGCTAATGACCCATTTCCTGAAGATGACTCCTACCTTTTATCAAAAAAATCGTACGGGAGACCTGATGGCGCGCGCAACGAACGACTTAAAGGCCGTGTCGATGACGACGGGCTTTGGTATTTTGACCCTGGTGGACTCAGCTAGCTTTACTAGTGTCATCATTTTAACGATGGGTTTTTTCGTCAGCTGGAAACTGACATTGGCCTCCATTTTGCCGTTGCCGCTGATGGCTTACGCGATCAATCAGTATGGGAAGAAGATCCATGTGCGATTTTCTCAGGCTCAGGATTCCTTTGGTGAGCTGAACGACCAAGTGCTCGAATCGGTTTCCGGGGTCAGGGTCATTCGTGCTTACGTGCAGGAAACGGCGGATGAAAAGCGATTTCGCTCGATGACCGACGATGTGTATGAAAAAAATATCGCGGTCGCCAAAGTAGACTCTCTCATCGAACCCACCGTGAAAATTCTTGTGGGAATCTGCTATATGATCGGCTTGATCTACGGTGGTTATCTCGTCTTTCATCAGGAGCTGACACTCGGTAAGCTGGTCTCCTTCAACGTCTATTTGGGGATGCTCATCTGGCCGATGTTTGCGATCGGAGAACTGATCAACGTCATGCAGCGGGGCAGTGCTTCGCTCGATCGTGTCAATGAAACACTTGCGTATCAGGCTGATGTGACGGACCACGAACAGCCTCAACAGCCAGCGATTCCGCAGACCATTCATTTTGATCGGGTCTCCTTCCGTTATCCATCTGCGCAAGTCGATCAGCTCAGGGACATCTCCTTTTCTTTGAAACGGGGCCAGACGCTCGGCATCGTAGGACGGACTGGCAGCGGGAAGACCACGCTGGTACGCCAGCTTTTGCGGGAATATCCGCTCGGCACGGGAAGCGTATCCATCTCGGACACTCCCCTGGAGCAAATCGCTCTCGATCAGCTGAAGCGCTGGATCGGCTATGTTCCCCAAGAGCAGATCTTGTTCTCCAAAACCGTGCGGGAAAATGTGCTGTTCGGAAATAAGACTGGGACAGAGGAAGAGATGCAGGAGGCTCTGCGATTAGCTGCTTTTGCTCGCGACGTGCAATTTTTGCCTGAGGGGGTAGAAACAATCGTCGGGGAAAGAGGGGTAGCGCTGTCTGGTGGTCAAAAGCAGCGGGTGTCGATTGCACGGGCATTGCTCGTTCAGCCAGAGATCCTGATTCTCGATGATGCCATGTCGGCCGTAGACGGCAAGACAGAGGCGGAAATGATTGCGAATATTCGCCGTGAGCGCGCGGGCAAGACCACGATGATTACGACGCATCGCCTGTCCGCAGTAAAGCATGCAGATTGGGTGCTCGTACTCGATGAAGGGCAAATCATCGAGGAAGGTACACACGAGCAGCTTCTCGAACGTGGCGGGTGGTACAAGGAGCAATATGAACGGCAACAGATGGAAGCACAATTGACGGAGGGCGAGTGA
- a CDS encoding Ger(x)C family spore germination protein yields MKTSVFLAGILAILCLSGCWDERILKDRNLIICIGRDLVEEGKIQNSYALLTPAIKQVASSSSSQQSGITGGKQKNVISAVGDSVNQTALMMDRKTSETIDDSKNQVVLIGEKLAKKDLYTTLDILYRDPMGGLQAKIAVVKGEAKQLMEQVSTKDPLVGSYLVELLESQVERRVIPEATLQSIYPSLLDRGEDMMIPYMGMVGGDPAVIGSILIHDKEMTGTLTPEESLLSMIFSKLDMKGARISKKISGDEKLRPLAYINMLIGGSKRKLDVQVEGSSHPKIIVHLRAKLKVTVVEYPHNQLITEEQFNQLNKQLSEQLTKDAEKVLHKIQEARCDLYGIGRQLMAFYPEVWTNLDWEKDYSRITFRPKVEVQIKGTGLIH; encoded by the coding sequence ATGAAAACATCTGTGTTTTTAGCAGGTATCCTCGCGATTCTCTGCCTCTCTGGATGTTGGGATGAAAGAATATTAAAGGATAGAAACTTAATTATTTGTATCGGTCGGGATTTGGTGGAGGAGGGGAAAATCCAAAATTCATATGCCTTATTGACTCCAGCGATTAAGCAGGTAGCTTCCTCCTCTTCATCGCAGCAATCTGGTATTACGGGCGGCAAGCAAAAGAATGTGATTTCAGCCGTTGGTGACAGCGTTAATCAAACAGCGTTGATGATGGACAGAAAAACATCGGAAACGATAGACGACTCAAAAAACCAAGTAGTGTTGATTGGCGAGAAGCTAGCGAAAAAGGATCTCTACACGACACTCGATATCCTCTATCGAGATCCGATGGGGGGATTACAGGCAAAGATTGCAGTAGTAAAGGGTGAGGCAAAACAGCTTATGGAGCAAGTGTCTACAAAAGATCCGTTGGTCGGTTCATACTTGGTTGAATTGTTGGAGAGTCAAGTAGAAAGACGGGTCATACCAGAGGCGACACTCCAATCGATCTATCCATCTCTGTTGGATCGGGGGGAGGACATGATGATCCCTTACATGGGTATGGTTGGAGGGGATCCAGCCGTGATCGGAAGCATTTTGATCCATGACAAAGAGATGACGGGGACCCTGACTCCGGAAGAATCACTTCTCAGCATGATCTTTTCTAAGCTGGATATGAAGGGGGCGAGAATCTCAAAAAAAATCAGTGGGGATGAAAAGCTGCGACCCCTTGCCTATATCAATATGCTAATAGGAGGATCAAAACGGAAACTGGACGTACAAGTGGAGGGCTCCTCTCATCCGAAGATCATCGTTCACTTGCGTGCAAAACTAAAGGTCACCGTAGTAGAATATCCGCATAACCAATTGATTACCGAAGAACAATTTAACCAGCTCAATAAACAACTATCCGAACAATTAACGAAGGATGCTGAAAAAGTTTTGCACAAGATCCAAGAAGCCAGATGCGATCTGTATGGTATAGGACGCCAGTTGATGGCCTTTTATCCGGAGGTATGGACGAACCTGGATTGGGAAAAGGATTATTCTCGCATTACCTTTCGTCCGAAGGTAGAGGTGCAAATCAAGGGAACAGGGCTCATTCATTAA
- a CDS encoding GerAB/ArcD/ProY family transporter, with amino-acid sequence MIPENRKISPLQLFFVIIQAQVGAGILSLPYEVHLSAKGDSWIAMLLSGFIVQILVVGYWVLMCRNPGSNLFTMTTERLGVFFGSLINLCYIGYFLFIATFIQIDYYAIISKWAYPNTPKWILLGLMFLVSAYLCKQSLQVIARFYSILSFLLIPVIVLLILALSKGHLIYLLPMGQASYTEILSGMKSTILAMTGFEAILVLFPYVQGSTKGILKKLMAANLFVTLLYTMTIFAAITFFNAKQLTLIPEPVLYMLKALSFIVIERLEFIFLSFWITKIISSSAIFIFFSAVGISHMLKRRSHTRVAVVVSMIPFAIAQWVDDPFVTDKMAHLLATFSPVIFLLIPGFLLVVSYWQKGKGRQKAA; translated from the coding sequence ATGATCCCAGAGAATAGGAAAATTTCTCCTTTACAACTATTTTTCGTCATCATCCAAGCTCAAGTAGGTGCAGGTATTCTATCACTTCCCTATGAAGTCCATCTATCAGCAAAAGGGGATAGCTGGATAGCGATGCTGTTATCCGGGTTCATCGTACAGATTTTGGTTGTTGGATACTGGGTGCTGATGTGCAGAAATCCCGGATCAAATTTGTTCACAATGACAACGGAACGACTAGGGGTCTTTTTTGGATCACTCATCAATCTGTGTTACATCGGGTATTTTTTGTTCATCGCAACATTCATTCAAATCGACTATTATGCCATCATCAGTAAATGGGCCTACCCCAATACACCGAAGTGGATCCTGCTGGGGCTGATGTTTTTGGTCTCGGCTTATTTATGTAAGCAGAGCCTTCAGGTCATTGCGCGGTTTTATTCCATCCTGAGTTTTTTGCTCATCCCTGTTATTGTTTTGCTCATACTCGCTCTCTCAAAAGGTCATTTGATTTATTTACTTCCAATGGGACAGGCGAGCTACACCGAGATTCTTTCAGGGATGAAGAGTACGATTCTGGCCATGACCGGATTCGAAGCGATTCTTGTGCTTTTTCCTTACGTGCAAGGCTCCACGAAGGGGATTTTGAAAAAGCTGATGGCAGCCAATCTTTTTGTCACACTGTTGTATACCATGACTATTTTTGCTGCCATCACTTTTTTTAACGCGAAGCAACTTACACTTATTCCCGAGCCCGTGTTGTATATGTTAAAGGCCCTATCGTTCATTGTGATTGAGCGGTTGGAATTCATTTTTCTATCGTTTTGGATAACGAAAATCATCAGTTCTTCTGCTATCTTCATTTTTTTTAGCGCTGTCGGAATCTCTCATATGCTGAAAAGACGAAGCCACACAAGGGTAGCAGTAGTAGTCTCGATGATTCCCTTTGCGATAGCGCAATGGGTGGATGACCCTTTTGTTACGGATAAGATGGCGCACCTGCTAGCGACGTTCAGCCCAGTCATCTTCCTCTTGATTCCAGGATTTTTACTTGTGGTTTCTTATTGGCAAAAAGGGAAGGGGAGGCAGAAGGCTGCATGA
- a CDS encoding spore germination protein, with translation MSGRLPDIPTGSVEKDAAMIQELLHNSDDLQINDFWLNNEQMKILFFDTLTDSQSIHEQILQPILHHPEATIAECLPAATIKVVQTLDDAVSCLLKGFVALLFSERQDILCISAKSSFIRTTVEPRNEKVVRGAHDGFIENLNVNVHLVRNMIENRQLTVTYYTVGKETQTRVALLYMNDLANRQVVQEMEKRIQSIHADSILGTNFIEEYVEDSPFSPFPQLLSTERPDRVTANLMEGRVALLASGAPTALIFPVTFFAFYQSPDDYNSRWFAGTFFRIIRLISFFIAISLPAIYIATVAFRFEILPSNMIIAIKQSIDKVPYPPLVEAFIMEITIELIREAGIRLPSPLGQTIGVIGGIVIGQAVVQANLVSNIMVIVVAITAIAAYVVPSNEMGTAVRLLRFGFMISAATIGLLGIVLSFTLLLIHLCALESFGTPYLAPLSTVKWRNLKDTFVRFPMWKMSNRPVDAAPQKSTQETISRGWQPDDPRE, from the coding sequence GTGAGCGGTCGACTTCCAGATATTCCAACCGGTTCCGTCGAAAAGGATGCAGCTATGATTCAAGAGCTGCTCCACAATAGTGATGACTTGCAAATCAATGATTTCTGGTTGAACAACGAACAGATGAAGATATTGTTTTTCGATACGCTGACAGATAGCCAGTCCATTCACGAACAGATTTTACAACCCATCCTCCACCACCCAGAAGCTACGATCGCGGAATGTTTGCCGGCCGCCACGATAAAGGTCGTCCAAACGCTAGATGATGCTGTTTCCTGTCTGCTCAAGGGCTTTGTTGCTCTACTCTTTTCCGAACGCCAAGACATCCTCTGTATTTCAGCTAAATCATCGTTTATCCGCACGACTGTAGAACCACGCAATGAAAAGGTAGTTCGGGGAGCGCATGACGGGTTTATCGAAAATCTCAATGTGAACGTCCATTTGGTACGGAACATGATAGAAAATCGGCAGTTAACTGTCACGTACTACACCGTAGGAAAAGAAACGCAGACGCGAGTCGCACTTCTTTACATGAATGACTTGGCCAACAGGCAGGTCGTGCAAGAAATGGAGAAACGGATTCAGTCCATTCATGCAGATAGTATTCTGGGGACCAATTTTATTGAAGAGTATGTGGAAGATTCCCCATTCTCCCCGTTTCCACAGTTACTGAGCACAGAGCGCCCGGATCGGGTCACGGCCAACCTGATGGAGGGAAGAGTAGCGCTTTTGGCAAGTGGTGCCCCTACGGCATTAATCTTTCCTGTCACGTTTTTCGCGTTCTACCAATCTCCGGATGATTATAACAGCCGATGGTTTGCAGGGACTTTTTTTAGGATCATTCGCTTGATCAGTTTTTTCATCGCCATATCCTTGCCGGCTATCTATATTGCGACAGTGGCCTTTCGCTTTGAAATTTTGCCGAGCAACATGATTATTGCGATCAAACAATCGATCGATAAGGTTCCCTATCCTCCCTTGGTTGAAGCATTCATCATGGAAATCACCATCGAATTGATTCGGGAAGCTGGTATTCGCTTGCCATCACCGCTCGGACAAACCATTGGAGTGATTGGGGGCATCGTGATCGGCCAGGCAGTCGTACAGGCAAATCTTGTCTCCAATATCATGGTCATCGTAGTGGCAATCACAGCGATTGCGGCGTATGTCGTCCCGTCAAACGAAATGGGGACAGCAGTTCGGCTGTTGCGCTTCGGATTCATGATTTCTGCAGCCACGATCGGTTTGCTGGGCATTGTTTTGAGCTTTACGCTGCTACTCATTCATTTGTGTGCGCTGGAGTCCTTTGGCACACCTTATTTAGCCCCCCTTTCCACAGTCAAATGGAGGAATCTAAAAGACACATTTGTCCGATTTCCCATGTGGAAAATGAGCAACAGACCTGTAGATGCAGCACCCCAAAAAAGCACGCAAGAGACGATATCTCGAGGGTGGCAACCAGATGATCCCAGAGAATAG